DNA from Brassica napus cultivar Da-Ae chromosome C4, Da-Ae, whole genome shotgun sequence:
TAGCTGGAGCTCTAAGCTACTGTCGGGTGCCGGGAAAATGGTCTTACTAAAGACGGTACTAGCTGTGATGCCCTCGTATGCTATGTCTTGCTTCAAGCTCCCGGTGTCCTTATGCAAACAAATTCAATCCGTCTTAACGCGGTTCTGGTGGGATCAAACGCCTGAGGTAAAACGCATGTGTTGGGTCCCTTGGGAGAAACTGACTCTCCCAAAGTCTGCGGGCGGACTTGGTTTCCGTGACATAGAACGTTTCAATGACGCTCTGTTGGCTAAGCTGACTTGGAGACTTCTGAAACATCCTGACTCCCTGCTGGGCCAGACTCTCTTGGGCAAGTATTGCCACCATAACAACCTCCTCTCTTGCTCCTCGACTGGTGCAATGTCACATGGTTGGAGGGGGCTCTTAGCGGGTAGAGAAGTCCTGAAGATGGGTCTAGGATGGGTAGTGGGGACGGGTAAGGACATCAATATCTGGAACGAAAACTGGCTGTCAACTGGCGAAACCCTGAGACCTTTCGGCCCTCCAAACCTCAATGAGCAAAATCTCACTGTCCAAGATCTCCTCCACCCGACAAAGGGAGACTGGAATGTGACTGCTATACGAGCCCATCTACCTCAGTATGAGGATACGATCAGACTTCTACAACCTAGCACCTTTAACATGAATGATGTCTTGGTTTGGTTGCCGGTGAAGTCTGGTGAGTATACCACGAAATCTGGTTATGCTCTGACAAAATTGCAAAACACTTGTCATGGAACAGAGCTTGTGCAGTCCAACTATAATTGGAGATCATGCGTTTGGAATATTGAGACCACCCCCAAGCTCTGTCTCTTTATGTGGAGGCTTTCGAACAAGGCGCTCTCGATTGGGGACGCTTTGGCACGACAGGGCATTAATATCAACACGGAATGTAAACGGTGCGGTAAACGAGAGACCGAGCTTCATGCCTTCTTCCAATGCCCTTTCGCTGCAAAGGTTTGGGATCTTATACCGGCTCTCCACAAACCGTCTACTGCAACTGCAACGATCCATCAGCTTCTCGAGGGCAGCAAAAAGATAATCAATCTTCCCCCTTCAGGTATTTATCAGCCTCTACATCCATGGATCTTATGGAACCTATGGACTAGCAGGAACCAACTTCTCTTTGAAGATAAAAAATACTCTGAAGGGGAGGTTATCAATAAAGCGATCAGGGACGCAAGAGAATGGAGCCAAGCACAAAACCTTTCCTCGCCAAAAGCCCCACGCTGTCCTCCCCCCCCAACAAACTAATATGACCAGCCCCTCGACTCTGATCTTCACCGATGGAGCTTGGGATGCAAAATCGAAGTATGGTGGCATGGGATGGATCTTTAAAGACTTGGGGGGATCGACCTTAGCGCAAGGTTCTGATGCAAGAAGCTTTGTCAGCTCGGCATTAATGGCTGAAGCTCTAGCTTTGAAGGCAGCAATCTCGTCGGCAATTCACTTGGGCTTC
Protein-coding regions in this window:
- the LOC106442922 gene encoding uncharacterized protein LOC106442922; this translates as MNRTLTALPTDAEIKAAVFSISVDKAPGPDGFSAGFYQSFWDIIGPDVTHDIRSFFSSGELHRQQNETHVRLIPKIPGPKRVADYRPIALCTTHYKIIAKILTKRIQPLLSQLISVHQSAFVPGRAISDNVLITHEILHFLRTSAARQRCTMAVKTDMSKAYDRIEWDFIREVLERFGFDSVWVSWIMECVSSVSYTFLINGAPQGGVLPSRGLRQGDPLSPYLFILCTEVLSGLCNQARDRGTLAGIKVARGCPAINHLLFADDTMFFCRSDRASCKELTSILHRYEMASDQCINRAKSAITFSSKTLPATKENVKTALGIAKEGGIGKYLGLPEHFGRKKRDIFSSIVDRIRQKSHSWSSKLLSGAGKMVLLKTVLAVMPSYAMSCFKLPVSLCKQIQSVLTRFWWDQTPEVKRMCWVPWEKLTLPKSAGGLGFRDIERFNDALLAKLTWRLLKHPDSLLGQTLLGKYCHHNNLLSCSSTGAMSHGWRGLLAGREVLKMGLGWVVGTGKDINIWNENWLSTGETLRPFGPPNLNEQNLTVQDLLHPTKGDWNVTAIRAHLPQYEDTIRLLQPSTFNMNDVLVWLPVKSGEYTTKSGYALTKLQNTCHGTELVQSNYNWRSCVWNIETTPKLCLFMWRLSNKALSIGDALARQGININTECKRCGKRETELHAFFQCPFAAKVWDLIPALHKPSTATATIHQLLEGSKKIINLPPSGTNFSLKIKNTLKGRLSIKRSGTQENGAKHKTFPRQKPHAVLPPQQTNMTSPSTLIFTDGAWDAKSKYGGMGWIFKDLGGSTLAQGSDARSFVSSALMAEALALKAAISSAIHLGFLNLRCLSDSRNLISLLTTDSSVIELQGILHDIRVLSSSLLSISFVFTPRLANVCADGLAKTALRLLVSSPPVME